In Providencia sneebia DSM 19967, one DNA window encodes the following:
- a CDS encoding DNA polymerase, whose product MKNTLWLDLETFSEKPIKYGTHSYAETVEIMLFAWALNNNLVQVWDVTDKSPMPTELKQALTDPNTIIYAHNSHFDRTMLNHSGIKIGVSRWRDTMVQALAHGLPGALGALCEVLGVPLDKAKDKEGKALIQLFCKPRPKNSALRRATSKTHPEEWKRFVAYAGLDIEAMREVHKRLPSWNYRDNELEHWHRDQRINDRGVCMDIQLATAAIEAVEIEQKRLAKLTQDLTDNEVQAATQRDALLQHISAAFGVDLPDMQKSTLERRINDPDIPLPLRELLAIRLQASTTSTSKYKALMNGVSSDGRLRGTLQFCGASRTGRWAGRLFQPQNLPRPTLDQDTIDNGIEALKAGCADLIYDDIMQLTSSALRGCIMAPEGKKLVVSDLSNIEGRMLAWLAGEAWKITAFSEFDKGIGADLYKLAYARAFNIRPEDVDKHMRQIGKVMELGLGYGGGVAAFLTFALTYGLDLDELAEAALPNIPPKVKNDALSWYQKSVETKKTYGLSETVFITCDSLKRMWRNAHPETVSFWYEIEDTVRRAIASPGITFPCRKLKVRRDKAWLRIVLPSGRAVCYPSPRNDNGQISYMGVNPYSRKWQRLKTYGGKLVENVTQAAARDVLAGNMPTIEDHGYDIVLTVHDEVLTEAPDNSAFNHEHLSELLATNPEWALDLPLSAGGFEAYHYRKD is encoded by the coding sequence ATGAAAAACACACTCTGGCTCGACCTCGAAACTTTCAGTGAAAAGCCAATTAAATACGGTACGCATTCTTATGCGGAAACTGTTGAAATTATGCTTTTTGCTTGGGCGTTAAACAACAATTTAGTTCAAGTCTGGGATGTTACAGATAAATCCCCTATGCCTACTGAATTAAAGCAAGCGTTAACAGACCCTAACACTATTATTTATGCACATAACAGCCATTTTGACCGCACGATGCTTAACCATAGCGGTATTAAAATTGGTGTTAGCCGTTGGCGAGATACCATGGTTCAAGCACTAGCGCACGGTTTACCCGGTGCTTTAGGGGCGTTATGTGAAGTGCTTGGTGTGCCTTTGGATAAAGCCAAAGATAAAGAAGGTAAAGCATTAATACAGTTATTCTGTAAGCCTCGCCCTAAAAACTCAGCATTACGTCGCGCCACTAGCAAAACTCATCCCGAAGAGTGGAAACGTTTTGTTGCTTACGCAGGGCTAGATATTGAAGCCATGCGTGAAGTGCATAAGCGTTTACCAAGTTGGAACTATCGCGACAATGAGTTAGAACATTGGCATCGTGACCAACGAATTAACGATCGCGGTGTGTGTATGGATATTCAACTCGCCACCGCGGCCATTGAAGCCGTTGAAATTGAGCAAAAGCGCTTAGCCAAACTTACCCAAGATTTGACAGATAATGAAGTACAAGCAGCAACACAGCGTGATGCTCTGCTACAACATATCTCTGCAGCTTTTGGTGTTGACCTGCCTGATATGCAAAAAAGTACATTAGAACGCCGTATCAATGATCCGGATATTCCTTTGCCTTTACGTGAGCTATTAGCTATTCGATTACAAGCCAGTACCACCAGCACCAGTAAATACAAAGCGTTAATGAATGGTGTAAGTTCAGATGGGCGTTTGCGTGGCACATTGCAATTTTGCGGCGCTTCTCGTACAGGCCGTTGGGCGGGTCGCTTGTTTCAACCGCAAAATTTACCAAGACCAACACTTGATCAAGACACCATTGATAACGGTATCGAAGCGTTAAAAGCAGGATGTGCAGACCTTATTTACGATGACATTATGCAATTAACTAGCTCGGCTTTACGCGGTTGCATTATGGCACCAGAGGGTAAAAAACTTGTCGTATCTGACCTTTCGAATATCGAGGGGCGAATGCTCGCTTGGTTAGCAGGTGAAGCATGGAAAATTACAGCATTTAGCGAGTTTGATAAGGGTATCGGTGCTGACCTCTATAAATTGGCCTATGCTCGAGCATTCAATATTAGACCTGAAGATGTTGATAAGCATATGCGCCAAATCGGTAAGGTAATGGAATTAGGCTTAGGATACGGCGGCGGTGTCGCAGCATTCTTAACATTCGCCCTCACCTATGGTCTCGATTTAGATGAACTCGCCGAAGCCGCTTTACCTAATATTCCGCCAAAAGTGAAAAACGATGCGCTTAGCTGGTATCAAAAATCCGTTGAAACCAAGAAAACATACGGCCTGAGTGAAACCGTGTTTATTACCTGCGATTCACTTAAACGTATGTGGCGAAATGCTCATCCCGAAACAGTCTCTTTCTGGTACGAAATAGAAGATACCGTACGTCGGGCGATTGCATCACCAGGGATCACCTTTCCTTGCCGTAAACTTAAAGTTAGACGTGATAAAGCATGGTTACGTATCGTTTTACCTTCGGGGCGTGCAGTTTGTTACCCATCTCCACGTAATGATAACGGTCAAATCAGTTATATGGGCGTTAATCCTTATAGTCGCAAATGGCAACGGTTGAAAACCTACGGTGGGAAATTGGTGGAGAACGTAACCCAAGCGGCAGCACGTGATGTTCTCGCGGGTAACATGCCGACTATTGAAGACCACGGCTATGACATCGTGCTCACAGTGCATGATGAAGTGTTAACTGAAGCACCAGATAACTCCGCATTCAACCATGAACACTTATCTGAGTTACTCGCCACCAACCCCGAGTGGGCTTTAGACCTCCCGCTTAGTGCCGGGGGTTTTGAGGCTTATCATTATAGGAAGGATTAG
- a CDS encoding TIR domain-containing protein — MQNGQIMSLKYPYELSTFSAFIEKCGLTLISTEIKGNATRYNLSDGVILNLFSTGTIQLQGNSLVIPYVEKTIEDNLNINSNTPEIDTCKKIFIVHGHDHASKEQLELILHKLGLTEQFILQNTGGSGLTIIEELEKEIGKNQIGTRFGIVLLTPDDIGYSQKDGEEAKQPRPRQNVVLEMGMLLSSLGRENVAILQKQHLEQPSDANGILYLHFNDHVKETVPRLAQRLQKSGFIIDSDKIASASS; from the coding sequence ATGCAAAATGGACAAATTATGAGTTTAAAGTACCCATATGAGTTATCAACATTCTCAGCTTTTATAGAAAAATGTGGCTTAACTCTAATATCTACAGAAATAAAAGGAAACGCTACGCGTTACAATCTTTCTGACGGAGTCATATTAAATCTATTTAGTACAGGGACAATACAATTACAAGGCAATTCGCTAGTAATACCTTATGTAGAAAAAACTATTGAAGATAATTTAAACATTAATAGTAACACCCCCGAAATAGATACATGTAAAAAAATATTCATTGTTCATGGACATGATCATGCATCAAAAGAACAGTTAGAATTAATTTTACATAAACTCGGCTTAACTGAACAATTTATACTACAGAACACAGGAGGGTCAGGCTTAACTATCATCGAAGAATTAGAAAAAGAGATAGGTAAAAACCAAATTGGTACTCGCTTTGGTATAGTCCTTCTGACCCCTGATGATATTGGATATTCACAAAAAGATGGCGAAGAAGCTAAACAACCTCGCCCAAGACAAAATGTAGTATTAGAAATGGGTATGCTACTCTCATCACTAGGTAGAGAAAATGTCGCAATTCTACAAAAACAACACTTAGAGCAGCCATCTGATGCAAATGGTATTTTGTACTTACATTTTAATGATCATGTAAAAGAAACAGTTCCTCGACTAGCTCAACGATTGCAAAAGTCTGGATTTATAATTGACTCAGATAAAATTGCGTCAGCATCTTCATAG
- a CDS encoding restriction endonuclease has translation MTSYNNFEPLRFKDDHQFECFVKDYFEIKYNQGFAIYGRKGQKQKGVDIVYRSNGNNKIAIQCKNYNLTSFTTDVIDSDLEKSKEIQFDIDEFIFVTASKRDVAIIDYIKKINKLSLFNIDVFFYDDIYSDTVNQYPELFRRYFPQTQNNIGADRHSLDINQLEMIYKYAGVSCEYLSVLIERLPGTYYYAFSAFIDALDDLNNRYSGSVFYDDELQRYTDEILGITHKISNCYLYYDFNHTQFESDYLLPRLIEQNIASFEAKASLENLSAELYRLYSNLLGYLKHSFPEFSLRKNF, from the coding sequence GTGACATCGTATAATAATTTTGAACCGCTTAGATTCAAAGATGATCATCAATTTGAATGTTTTGTTAAAGACTATTTTGAAATTAAATACAATCAAGGCTTTGCCATTTATGGACGGAAAGGGCAGAAACAGAAAGGTGTGGATATAGTTTATAGGTCAAATGGCAACAATAAAATTGCTATTCAATGTAAGAACTATAACTTAACTTCGTTTACTACTGATGTAATTGATAGTGATTTAGAAAAATCAAAAGAAATACAGTTTGATATAGACGAGTTTATTTTTGTGACGGCATCAAAAAGAGACGTTGCAATTATTGATTACATAAAAAAGATAAACAAACTAAGTTTATTTAATATTGATGTTTTCTTTTATGACGATATCTACTCTGATACAGTAAATCAATATCCTGAATTATTTCGGAGATATTTTCCACAAACGCAAAATAATATTGGCGCTGATAGGCATTCATTAGATATAAATCAACTAGAAATGATATATAAATATGCTGGGGTGTCGTGTGAATATCTGTCGGTATTAATAGAACGCTTACCCGGTACGTACTACTATGCTTTCTCAGCATTTATTGATGCATTGGATGATTTGAATAACAGATACTCTGGTTCTGTTTTTTATGATGATGAATTACAAAGGTATACGGATGAAATTTTGGGAATAACACATAAAATATCTAATTGTTATTTGTATTATGATTTTAATCATACACAATTTGAATCTGATTATTTACTTCCTAGGTTAATAGAGCAAAATATAGCTTCATTTGAAGCTAAAGCTAGCTTGGAAAATTTGTCGGCTGAGCTATACCGGCTGTACTCAAATTTATTAGGGTATTTAAAACATAGTTTTCCAGAATTTTCTTTACGTAAAAACTTTTAA
- a CDS encoding DEAD/DEAH box helicase, with protein sequence MENTSKNFTPRPYQDLILSHEIDIKRSNVWAGMGMGKTVATLTALEDLFMAGSETQPALVLAPLRVASSTWPDEAVKWNHLRNIDVQPIIGTAKERMAAIKNTNASVFTINYDNLVWLVEIFGEHWPFGTIIADESTRLKSFRLRKGGKRAAALAKVAHKHVHRWVNLTGTPSPNGLIDLWGQAWFVDQGQRLGRTYSAFTSRWFNNIQFPGQQWSKLEPWPFAQEQMQDALRDVTISLDAADWFDIEEPIHNIIKLELPDKARKQYQEMEKEMFLELEHEGIEALNAAAKTVKCLQIASGAIYTDDSKNWVELHDAKIQALESIISESGGMPILVAYHWKHDLERLLKAFPKGRNLDADPQTLRDWNAGKIPILFAHPASAGHGLNLQDGGNILVFFSHWWDLEQYQQIIERIGPTRQIQAGYNRPVFIHHLIAAGTMDEVVMERRNSKREIQDLLLEAMKRK encoded by the coding sequence ATGGAAAATACATCTAAAAACTTCACCCCTCGCCCCTATCAAGATCTCATACTCAGCCACGAAATTGATATTAAGCGCTCAAATGTTTGGGCTGGTATGGGCATGGGCAAAACAGTAGCAACGCTCACGGCCTTAGAAGATTTATTCATGGCAGGTAGTGAAACGCAACCGGCTTTAGTTCTTGCACCTTTGCGGGTAGCAAGTTCAACATGGCCAGATGAAGCGGTTAAATGGAATCACTTACGTAATATCGATGTTCAGCCAATTATAGGTACCGCCAAAGAACGTATGGCGGCTATCAAAAATACCAATGCGAGCGTGTTTACCATTAACTACGATAACCTTGTTTGGCTAGTTGAAATATTTGGTGAACATTGGCCTTTTGGTACCATCATTGCCGATGAAAGTACAAGGCTAAAGTCGTTTAGGCTTCGGAAAGGGGGTAAACGTGCTGCAGCACTGGCGAAAGTGGCTCACAAACATGTGCATCGATGGGTAAATTTGACGGGAACACCTTCCCCTAACGGTTTAATTGATTTGTGGGGGCAAGCGTGGTTTGTTGATCAGGGTCAACGCTTAGGCAGAACCTATAGCGCATTTACTTCACGTTGGTTCAACAACATTCAATTCCCTGGTCAACAGTGGTCTAAGTTAGAGCCTTGGCCTTTTGCTCAAGAGCAAATGCAAGATGCTTTACGGGATGTCACGATATCGCTAGATGCCGCTGATTGGTTCGATATTGAAGAGCCTATCCACAATATCATTAAACTTGAACTCCCCGATAAAGCCCGAAAACAGTATCAAGAAATGGAAAAAGAGATGTTTCTTGAACTAGAACATGAAGGCATTGAAGCGCTAAACGCGGCAGCTAAGACGGTAAAATGTTTGCAAATCGCCAGTGGTGCTATCTACACCGATGACAGTAAAAATTGGGTAGAGCTACACGATGCAAAAATTCAGGCGTTAGAAAGTATCATTAGTGAATCAGGCGGCATGCCAATACTCGTTGCGTACCACTGGAAGCACGACCTTGAGCGTTTATTAAAAGCCTTTCCTAAAGGTAGAAACCTAGATGCGGATCCGCAAACATTACGCGATTGGAACGCAGGCAAAATACCGATTCTGTTTGCGCACCCTGCTAGTGCAGGTCACGGCTTAAACTTGCAAGATGGCGGGAATATTTTGGTCTTTTTCTCGCACTGGTGGGATTTGGAACAATACCAACAAATCATCGAACGTATCGGCCCTACCCGACAAATTCAAGCCGGTTATAACCGACCTGTATTTATTCACCACCTTATTGCCGCTGGAACGATGGACGAGGTAGTAATGGAGCGTCGTAATTCTAAGCGCGAAATACAAGACCTTCTGTTAGAAGCAATGAAGAGGAAGTAA
- a CDS encoding ANR family transcriptional regulator has product MAFINNDSPLYFRAARDAIRLEQAGKYFEAATAWLQAHRLARTRNNQIWSERRSDFCMKQLKREMYKGTSNEQST; this is encoded by the coding sequence ATGGCATTCATAAACAACGATAGCCCGTTGTATTTCCGCGCGGCTCGGGATGCTATTCGTCTTGAGCAAGCGGGTAAATACTTCGAGGCGGCTACCGCTTGGTTACAAGCACACCGACTTGCACGGACAAGGAACAATCAAATTTGGAGTGAACGCCGCTCTGATTTTTGCATGAAACAACTTAAACGCGAAATGTACAAAGGCACGAGTAATGAGCAAAGTACGTGA
- a CDS encoding VRR-NUC domain-containing protein produces the protein MSKVREDVIERHLVNEVKKAGGIAYKFTSPGRRGVPDRIVLLPNGKIIFVECKAPGEKPRPDQLREHARLFALGFHIVVLDSKDLGEIL, from the coding sequence ATGAGCAAAGTACGTGAAGATGTCATCGAAAGGCACTTGGTCAATGAAGTGAAAAAAGCAGGCGGTATCGCTTATAAATTTACTTCCCCCGGTCGTCGAGGCGTGCCTGATAGAATTGTACTTTTGCCAAATGGCAAAATCATTTTTGTTGAGTGTAAAGCCCCCGGTGAAAAGCCCCGCCCCGATCAGTTACGGGAACACGCGAGGCTTTTTGCATTAGGGTTTCATATTGTCGTTTTGGATAGTAAGGATTTGGGAGAAATATTATGA
- a CDS encoding helix-turn-helix transcriptional regulator, whose translation MTIATKKKKEYQDDDLLTIDDVCEIIGGISPKTLADWNNNHRHKATLAPIRFTSKMVRYEYKNVKAFIEKCRSSY comes from the coding sequence ATGACTATTGCCACTAAAAAGAAAAAAGAATATCAAGACGATGACCTGTTAACTATCGATGATGTCTGCGAGATTATCGGCGGTATCAGCCCTAAAACATTAGCAGATTGGAATAACAACCATCGCCATAAGGCAACACTCGCACCGATCCGATTCACTAGTAAAATGGTTCGATACGAGTATAAAAACGTTAAAGCTTTTATCGAAAAATGTCGCAGTAGCTACTAA